The Carassius carassius chromosome 9, fCarCar2.1, whole genome shotgun sequence genome includes a region encoding these proteins:
- the LOC132149724 gene encoding LOW QUALITY PROTEIN: plasma kallikrein-like (The sequence of the model RefSeq protein was modified relative to this genomic sequence to represent the inferred CDS: substituted 1 base at 1 genomic stop codon) → MKFNRALSVSVITLLYITGSLCQLDVCGRAPLSNKIVGGGNAAAGAWPWQVSIHVVGFGHNCGGTLINKDWVLSAAHCFQSIVLSKVVMYFGRLSQSGSNPDEKSSTASRIINHPNYNSGSKDNDIALVQLSSSVTFSDYIKPVCLAATGSVFGGGTDYNLEVSSVPDILHXVMIPVVNNSACAKAYEGMYTITGNMVCAGLLNQGGKDSCQGDSGGPMVSKNGSLWIQSGVVSFGEGCAEPRYPGVYARVSEYQDWIKSFTGTNPPGFVQFVQTSNSNFGSVPSLLLLPLSLTVSLIPFSLFLTS, encoded by the exons ATGAAGTTCAACAGGGCTTTGAGTGTTTCTGTAATCACACTTCTCTACATAACAG GTTCACTCTGCCAGTTAGATG TATGTGGTCGAGCCCCTCTCAGTAACAAGATTGTTGGAGGAGGGAATGCGGCGGCAGGAGCTTGGCCGTGGCAGGTCAGCATACATGTCGTTGGGTTTGGACATAACTGTGGCGGGACTCTCATCAATAAAGACTGGGTGTTATCTGCAGCACACTGCTTCCAGAG TATTGTATTGTCTAAAGTTGTGATGTACTTCGGTCGTCTGAGCCAGTCCGGCTCAAACCCTGATGAGAAGTCTAGTACAGCGAGCCGAATCATCAACCATCCTAACTATAATAGTGGTTCTAAAGACAATGATATAGCTCTGGTCCAGCTCTCCTCCTCTGTGACTTTCTCTGATTACATTAAGCCGGTCTGTCTGGCAGCGACTGGGAGTGTGTTTGGTGGAGGGACAGACTACAATCTGGAGGTGA GCAGCGTTCCTGACATACTGCACTAGGTGATGATACCAGTTGTGAATAACAGTGCCTGTGCTAAAGCTTATGAAGGGATGTACACAATTACGGGCAATATGGTTTGTGCTGGATTGTTAAATCAGGGAGGAAAAGATTCATGTCAG GGAGACTCTGGAGGTCCAATGGTCAGCAAGAATGGCTCCCTGTGGATTCAGTCTGGCGTTGTGAGTTTTGGAGAAGGATGTGCTGAGCCCAGATATCCTGGTGTGTACGCCAGAGTCTCTGAGTATCAGGACTGGATCAAGTCTTTCACGGGTACCAACCCGCCTGGATTTGTTCAATTCGTTCAAACATCCAACTCCAACTTCGGAAGCGTTCCCAGCCTCCTCTTACTCCCCCTTTCTCTCACAGTCTCCCTCATTCCTTTCTCCCTTTTCCTCACTTCCTAA